The following coding sequences are from one Paenibacillus sp. FSL R5-0912 window:
- a CDS encoding glycosyltransferase, whose translation MKNKWLLALTLVLILTLTQAAGPVQAQAGDKKEAACFSPRMVQLKSDMQKVWIDHTIWTRSYIVSAISNNPDQKDVLNRLLRNQQDIGDVFKPYYGEAAGNKLAELLKEHIGIAVKIVAAAKAGNPADVKKLQADWHKNADDIATFLSALNPNWPFKAVQEMLYTHLQLITDIVLSCLQGEWQADIAATDKNEVHMIHLADVLSSGIIKQFPEKF comes from the coding sequence TTGAAAAACAAATGGCTGTTGGCGTTAACATTGGTGCTCATACTCACCTTGACGCAAGCAGCAGGCCCCGTACAGGCACAGGCTGGCGACAAGAAAGAAGCGGCTTGCTTCAGCCCCAGGATGGTTCAGCTGAAAAGCGATATGCAGAAGGTATGGATTGACCATACCATATGGACGCGAAGCTATATTGTCAGCGCCATCTCGAATAACCCGGACCAGAAGGACGTACTGAACCGGCTGCTGAGAAACCAGCAGGACATAGGTGATGTATTCAAACCGTATTACGGGGAGGCTGCCGGCAATAAGCTTGCGGAGCTGTTGAAAGAGCATATTGGGATTGCAGTGAAGATTGTAGCAGCCGCCAAAGCAGGCAATCCCGCCGATGTGAAGAAGCTGCAGGCCGATTGGCATAAGAATGCCGATGATATTGCAACTTTTTTAAGCGCATTGAATCCAAACTGGCCGTTTAAAGCGGTGCAAGAGATGCTGTATACACACCTTCAGTTAATTACAGACATTGTGCTGAGCTGCCTCCAGGGAGAATGGCAAGCAGATATTGCCGCAACCGACAAGAATGAGGTCCATATGATTCATTTAGCGGATGTTCTGTCATCAGGCATTATCAAGCAGTTCCCGGAGAAATTCTAG
- a CDS encoding phosphotransferase, which produces MLLTTEDQLIDEIAGWLKKHFEAELLSAGRVNRGLLNEKWIIGTNKGRLFAKSYHPGRFKMEDPEFRGKIENALQLQLLWYQSGGPCPEPLTLEGRCMHILPCGRYMTVMTCCPGAMVPAGRIGEQGMHALGRAAADMHTVWGAAAASGVGAAVQAGEPAWQLSREEMELAWEVSWEAARSSSGRVRDALLLQKAVADSLGDKDFTPLTAGWAHLDLWADNLLFEGDALTAIVDFDRARYSFPALDLGRAVLSGTLGGSGFRGDAVAAFAEGYRSVHPLPPGTLLRAVKYVWCIESLWWIKPPLDSSSRVPARFAEEMIHTAEHWDQLDALLGDI; this is translated from the coding sequence ATGCTGCTGACGACTGAGGACCAATTAATTGACGAGATCGCAGGCTGGCTGAAGAAGCATTTTGAGGCTGAGCTGCTGTCTGCCGGGCGTGTGAATCGCGGACTATTGAACGAGAAGTGGATTATCGGGACGAATAAGGGGCGGCTATTCGCCAAAAGCTATCACCCCGGGCGGTTCAAGATGGAGGATCCGGAGTTTCGCGGCAAGATTGAGAATGCGCTGCAGCTGCAGCTCCTGTGGTACCAGTCGGGAGGACCGTGTCCTGAGCCTTTAACGCTGGAAGGGCGCTGCATGCACATCCTGCCCTGCGGAAGATACATGACCGTCATGACATGCTGTCCGGGTGCTATGGTGCCAGCCGGCAGGATCGGTGAGCAGGGAATGCATGCACTCGGACGGGCTGCTGCGGATATGCATACCGTCTGGGGTGCCGCGGCGGCATCAGGGGTCGGAGCAGCAGTGCAGGCGGGTGAACCGGCCTGGCAGTTGTCGCGCGAGGAGATGGAGCTCGCCTGGGAGGTAAGCTGGGAGGCAGCCCGCAGCTCGTCTGGGCGTGTCCGGGACGCGCTGCTATTACAGAAGGCGGTTGCTGATTCACTTGGAGATAAGGACTTTACGCCTCTGACAGCGGGCTGGGCCCACCTTGATCTGTGGGCGGACAACCTGCTGTTCGAAGGGGATGCGCTGACAGCCATCGTTGACTTCGACCGGGCACGCTACTCGTTTCCGGCGCTGGACCTCGGACGGGCGGTCCTCTCCGGCACACTCGGCGGGAGCGGATTCCGCGGGGATGCGGTTGCTGCTTTCGCTGAAGGCTACCGTAGTGTACACCCGCTGCCGCCGGGCACTCTTTTGCGGGCAGTCAAGTATGTCTGGTGCATCGAGTCGCTTTGGTGGATCAAGCCGCCGCTCGATTCGTCGAGCAGGGTCCCTGCCCGCTTTGCCGAAGAAATGATTCATACTGCGGAGCATTGGGATCAGCTTGATGCACTTCTTGGGGATATTTAG
- a CDS encoding TetR/AcrR family transcriptional regulator yields the protein MARQREFDEDKVLDAAMQLFWEKGFEATSLSDLTSRMGIQRPSLYSAFGDKKGLFEAALRKYTSAHAASIRGRLQTNSSVKEAFRSFFENLVAQEYGKDPNWGCFCLNSMVELAPHDEKFAILTREHQMYLSVIFQETVERGLRSGELDPGINAKSLAQTLVISLIGLTVFMKSRPERAFIDKSVREILTLLR from the coding sequence TTGGCCCGGCAACGTGAATTTGATGAAGACAAGGTATTGGATGCAGCGATGCAGCTATTCTGGGAGAAAGGATTCGAAGCTACCTCTTTGAGCGATTTGACTTCAAGAATGGGCATTCAGCGCCCCAGCCTATACTCCGCCTTTGGAGATAAAAAAGGACTATTTGAAGCTGCGCTGCGCAAATATACGAGTGCTCACGCTGCCTCTATCCGGGGCAGACTCCAGACTAATTCTTCTGTTAAAGAAGCATTCCGCAGTTTTTTTGAGAATCTAGTGGCACAGGAATATGGGAAAGACCCGAACTGGGGATGCTTTTGCCTAAACTCGATGGTGGAGCTTGCGCCGCATGATGAGAAGTTTGCAATCCTGACCAGAGAACATCAGATGTATCTCTCGGTAATCTTCCAGGAAACGGTTGAACGGGGGTTGCGTTCAGGTGAGCTTGATCCCGGGATTAACGCAAAGAGTCTGGCGCAGACACTGGTCATATCATTAATCGGACTGACTGTGTTCATGAAATCCCGGCCTGAGCGTGCCTTTATTGATAAATCTGTCAGAGAAATATTGACATTGTTGAGATAG
- a CDS encoding RNA polymerase sigma factor, with the protein MEDQGIVRLYLQRSQQAIVETKDKYGAYCRVIARNILSNLSDIDECENDTYLAAWNAIPPTMPRKLSVFLGRITRNIALDRYSYITAKKRNRQFDAILTELEGCIASPDTVEGEYEAGETASLINEFLYGIEEQARNIFIRRYWYSDSIEELAMRFQMSSSKVKSILFRTRNKLRVHLAKGGVRL; encoded by the coding sequence ATGGAAGATCAGGGAATAGTCCGCCTATACTTACAGCGTTCACAGCAGGCCATTGTAGAGACCAAGGATAAATACGGGGCTTACTGCAGAGTGATTGCCCGAAACATCCTATCCAATCTCTCAGATATTGATGAATGTGAGAATGATACATACCTGGCAGCGTGGAATGCAATTCCGCCAACGATGCCCAGGAAGCTATCTGTATTTCTAGGAAGAATTACACGTAATATAGCGCTCGATAGATATAGCTATATTACAGCCAAGAAACGCAACCGTCAGTTTGATGCCATTCTAACCGAACTGGAAGGGTGCATAGCTTCCCCGGATACGGTAGAAGGAGAATATGAAGCGGGTGAAACCGCAAGCTTGATCAACGAATTTCTATATGGCATAGAGGAGCAAGCCAGAAATATATTTATTAGGCGGTACTGGTATTCAGATTCTATAGAGGAACTTGCTATGAGATTTCAGATGAGCAGCAGTAAGGTGAAGTCCATTCTTTTCAGAACAAGAAATAAGCTCAGAGTTCATTTAGCCAAGGGGGGAGTTCGCCTGTGA
- a CDS encoding MerR family transcriptional regulator — MEILKTKEAAELLSVSQTTIKRWAAMFPDFFPKDRLGHYTFSERQISQLNHIKGRINQGEALECIHLDLTNDNLPRGPLQENLSPDTDGDPMNKIWSRIGYIEHALDQKANEVVSIQLLQQRAELEDMRVMIKQLSATLETMQKPGSNSLSTYEELHPVAAGRLTSPPRKRGLLRSFFPFL; from the coding sequence ATGGAAATTCTGAAAACAAAGGAAGCTGCGGAGCTGCTGTCCGTTAGCCAGACTACGATCAAACGCTGGGCGGCCATGTTCCCCGATTTCTTTCCAAAGGACCGTCTTGGACATTATACCTTCTCGGAGCGGCAGATCAGCCAGCTCAATCATATTAAAGGCCGTATTAATCAGGGGGAAGCACTGGAATGCATCCATCTGGATCTCACGAATGACAACCTGCCAAGGGGCCCGCTGCAAGAGAATCTAAGCCCTGATACAGACGGTGACCCTATGAATAAAATATGGTCCCGGATCGGGTATATTGAACACGCGCTGGATCAGAAAGCAAACGAGGTAGTTTCGATTCAGTTGCTCCAGCAGCGTGCTGAACTTGAGGATATGCGTGTAATGATTAAACAATTATCCGCAACGCTGGAAACGATGCAGAAGCCCGGCAGTAACTCCCTCTCCACGTATGAAGAGCTTCATCCGGTTGCCGCCGGCAGGCTGACGTCTCCGCCAAGGAAGCGCGGTCTATTGCGCTCCTTTTTCCCATTCCTATAG
- a CDS encoding ABC transporter permease, with protein MSISLKRARAIFVKDYKEFSRNYAISIILVFPILFAFLFRSAGSALPGAIGFLLNTSLVILTSMAQACLIAEEKERNTLRSLMLTPATAMDVLIGKSSLVFVMSAVVLAISTYILGYEPANIGTFTAAIILSIILYTAAGTICGLFSKTVLEASLSILPVAFIFTGAPWGAVLAKDYPVFKVLDYMPSSQLVHLLGLSDTGYTTGDVLKPLLIILAWTVVLTVVSVVLYVRRLKDE; from the coding sequence ATGAGTATCTCATTGAAACGGGCCCGGGCGATATTTGTGAAGGATTACAAAGAGTTCTCGCGCAATTACGCGATCTCGATTATTCTGGTATTTCCTATACTCTTCGCATTTCTTTTTCGAAGTGCAGGCTCAGCCTTACCTGGAGCGATCGGTTTTCTTCTGAATACATCGTTAGTGATCCTGACGAGTATGGCACAAGCCTGCCTGATCGCAGAGGAGAAGGAGCGTAACACTTTAAGGTCATTAATGCTGACTCCGGCCACGGCCATGGATGTTCTGATCGGAAAAAGCAGCCTGGTCTTTGTCATGTCCGCTGTTGTTCTGGCTATTTCAACATATATATTGGGCTATGAGCCGGCTAATATAGGAACGTTTACGGCAGCAATCATTCTGTCAATTATTCTATACACGGCAGCCGGTACAATCTGCGGTTTATTCTCCAAGACGGTGCTTGAAGCCTCATTATCTATACTCCCGGTGGCGTTCATATTCACCGGTGCACCCTGGGGAGCAGTACTGGCCAAGGATTACCCGGTCTTCAAGGTGCTGGATTACATGCCAAGCAGCCAGCTTGTGCATTTGCTGGGTCTAAGCGATACAGGATATACAACGGGAGATGTCTTGAAACCCCTTCTCATCATTTTGGCATGGACGGTTGTATTAACGGTTGTGTCGGTTGTTCTGTATGTGCGGCGGTTGAAGGACGAGTAG